From the genome of Streptomyces sp. NBC_00659, one region includes:
- a CDS encoding RNA-guided endonuclease InsQ/TnpB family protein — protein sequence MQLRYAFRLYPEPGQRIALARAFGCARVVYNDAVRAREDARASGGPFPKAAELSQKLITEAKRTPGRSWLGEVSAVVLQQSLRGAESAYRNFFASLKGQRKGAKSGAPRFKSRKDSRQSIRFTANARWSITGSGKLNLPKIGAVKVKWSRALPARPSSVTVIKDAAGRYFASFVIDTDPAADAARMPDTGRTVGIDLGLTSFAVLSDGTKIDSPRFLRRAEKKLKRTQRELSRKQKGSRNREKVRLKVARAHAKVADARHEFHHQLSTRLIRENQAIGVEDLAVKGLARTRPAKSVHDAGWARFVHMLEYKAARYGRTLVKIGRFEPTSQTCSTCGVKDGLKPLHIREWTCIACGTLHDRDHNAAINIRTAAGLAVTACGAPVGPGLVPAQREETGSHGSPPDTRAA from the coding sequence ATGCAGCTTCGGTACGCCTTCAGGCTGTACCCGGAGCCTGGCCAACGCATCGCGCTGGCCAGGGCGTTCGGGTGCGCTCGCGTCGTGTACAACGATGCCGTGCGCGCCCGCGAGGACGCCCGTGCGTCGGGCGGGCCGTTCCCGAAGGCCGCTGAACTGTCCCAGAAGTTGATCACCGAGGCCAAGCGGACACCGGGGCGGTCCTGGCTGGGTGAGGTCTCTGCGGTCGTCCTCCAGCAGTCCCTGCGCGGCGCGGAATCCGCGTACCGGAACTTCTTCGCCTCCCTCAAAGGTCAGCGCAAGGGGGCGAAGAGCGGTGCGCCCCGGTTCAAGTCCCGCAAGGACAGCCGTCAGTCGATCCGGTTCACGGCCAATGCCCGCTGGTCGATCACCGGTTCCGGGAAACTGAACCTCCCGAAGATCGGTGCGGTGAAGGTGAAGTGGTCCCGCGCCCTGCCCGCACGGCCGTCCTCGGTCACCGTGATCAAGGATGCGGCCGGACGGTACTTCGCCTCGTTCGTCATCGACACCGACCCGGCCGCGGACGCCGCCCGCATGCCCGACACCGGCCGGACGGTCGGCATCGACCTGGGCCTGACCTCCTTCGCCGTCCTCTCCGACGGTACGAAGATCGATTCGCCGCGGTTTCTGCGCCGCGCGGAGAAGAAACTAAAACGAACCCAGCGGGAGCTGTCCCGCAAGCAGAAGGGATCCAGGAACCGGGAGAAGGTCCGCCTCAAGGTCGCCCGCGCCCACGCGAAAGTGGCCGACGCCCGCCACGAGTTCCACCACCAGCTCTCCACGAGGCTGATCCGCGAGAACCAAGCGATCGGTGTGGAGGACCTGGCGGTCAAAGGACTGGCGCGCACGAGGCCGGCCAAGAGCGTGCACGACGCGGGCTGGGCACGGTTCGTGCACATGCTGGAGTACAAGGCCGCCCGGTACGGGCGCACCCTGGTCAAGATCGGCAGGTTCGAGCCGACCTCACAGACCTGCTCCACCTGCGGTGTCAAGGACGGCCTCAAACCCCTGCACATCCGGGAATGGACCTGCATCGCCTGCGGCACCCTCCACGACCGGGACCACAACGCCGCGATCAACATCAGAACGGCCGCCGGACTGGCGGTGACAGCCTGCGGAGCGCCGGTAGGACCAGGACTCGTCCCGGCACAGCGCGAAGAAACAGGAAGCCACGGAAGCCCGCCCGACACCCGTGCCGCATAG
- a CDS encoding macro domain-containing protein: protein MSEIMYVRGDATVPSVKGVKLIAHVCNDIGGWGKGFVLALSRRWPEPEAAYRAWHRDRAGNDFGLGAAQFVQVEPYVWVANLVGQRGIRTGSKGVPVRYEAIDASLGLLADKAVELGASVHMPRIGCGLAGGRWARVEPLVTERLVRRGLAVTVYDHGG from the coding sequence ATGTCGGAGATCATGTACGTCCGGGGTGATGCCACCGTTCCGTCGGTCAAGGGCGTCAAGCTGATCGCCCACGTCTGCAACGACATAGGGGGCTGGGGGAAGGGCTTCGTGCTGGCGCTCTCCCGCCGCTGGCCGGAACCCGAGGCCGCGTACCGCGCCTGGCACCGCGACCGCGCGGGCAACGACTTCGGCCTGGGCGCGGCCCAGTTCGTCCAGGTCGAGCCGTACGTGTGGGTGGCGAACCTGGTGGGCCAGCGGGGGATACGCACCGGCAGCAAGGGCGTGCCCGTGCGCTACGAGGCCATCGACGCCTCGCTCGGACTGCTGGCCGACAAGGCGGTCGAGCTCGGGGCCTCCGTGCACATGCCGCGTATCGGGTGCGGCCTGGCCGGCGGCCGGTGGGCGCGTGTGGAACCGCTGGTCACCGAACGGCTCGTGCGTCGCGGCCTGGCGGTGACTGTGTACGACCACGGTGGCTGA
- a CDS encoding adenosine kinase, with amino-acid sequence MSRETDVLVLGGAGVDTIVHVPELPLPYADSYMIRPGIETRAGQTGDFVALGLHALGLRTHHLDLLGDDPEGDLVRALHRDRGIALTEIAQPAGTKRAVNLVGPDGRRLSLYDDSRSSEADRLPEKTVRDLAAASRHAHVSITYPCAFALPVLRETGVTVSTDLHNWDGENPYHEAFAYAADIVFVSTTALADPETTMRKIVERGRAEVVVATAGAEGAYMLVDDEVTHIPAIPPRTPVVDSNGAGDSFAAGFLYGRLSGEPLGRCALYGALAGAYACTVPATRADAISRAELLDQVAEFDRREAEPEAEPARP; translated from the coding sequence ATGAGCCGCGAGACCGACGTCCTCGTCCTGGGCGGTGCGGGTGTGGACACCATCGTCCACGTCCCCGAACTGCCGTTGCCCTACGCCGACAGCTACATGATCCGTCCAGGCATCGAGACCCGCGCCGGGCAGACCGGCGACTTCGTCGCACTGGGCCTGCACGCCCTCGGCCTGCGCACGCACCACCTCGACCTGCTCGGCGACGACCCCGAGGGCGACCTCGTGCGAGCACTGCACCGGGACCGGGGCATCGCGCTCACCGAGATCGCCCAGCCCGCGGGCACCAAACGCGCGGTCAATCTCGTCGGCCCCGACGGGCGCAGGCTGTCCCTGTACGACGACAGCCGGTCGAGCGAGGCGGACAGGCTGCCCGAGAAGACGGTACGGGACCTGGCCGCGGCGAGCCGGCACGCCCATGTCTCCATCACCTACCCCTGCGCCTTCGCCCTGCCGGTCCTGCGGGAAACCGGGGTGACCGTCTCGACCGACCTGCACAACTGGGACGGCGAGAACCCGTACCACGAGGCCTTCGCCTACGCCGCCGACATCGTGTTCGTCTCCACGACCGCCCTCGCCGACCCCGAGACCACCATGCGGAAGATCGTGGAGCGGGGCCGGGCCGAGGTGGTCGTCGCCACCGCCGGTGCCGAGGGCGCGTACATGCTGGTCGACGACGAGGTGACGCACATCCCCGCGATCCCGCCCCGCACACCGGTCGTCGACTCGAACGGCGCCGGGGACTCCTTCGCCGCGGGCTTCCTCTACGGCCGTCTGTCCGGCGAACCTCTCGGGCGCTGCGCCCTGTACGGCGCGCTGGCCGGCGCCTACGCCTGCACGGTGCCCGCGACCCGGGCCGACGCCATCAGCCGCGCGGAACTCCTCGACCAGGTCGCGGAGTTCGACCGCCGGGAGGCCGAACCCGAGGCCGAACCCGCGCGCCCCTGA
- a CDS encoding M1 family metallopeptidase gives MHRRLIAPGALAASLLLAIPASAASYTPGTPGIGDAYYPAYGNGGYDVSHYDLRLTYQPGTDELEGTATLLATTTQDLSRFDLDFLLDVSEVRVNGVKASFAASGEHELQITPAKPLAKGTSVTVVVRYSGVPSTKSAYGFSTWHRTPDGAVAADEPESAWWWYPSNDHPLDKATYDVSVAVPDGTQAISNGTLQSTSSRLGWTRYNWRSNKPQATYLTTLAVGKFDITTGTSEGGVPVVNAYSKDLGDNDGSARASVERTGELVDWLSGYFGPYPFSSAGGYVPNTTTGYALETQTRVFYSPRQFANGSNTSVVVHELAHQWYGDDVSLKGWKDIWINEGFARYAQWLWSEHEGEGTTQELADYVYASHPADDAFWSVAPGDPGPDNQFDIAVYDRGALAVQALRNEVGDDAFFAILKGWPKEHAYGNASVADFQKYAEQVSGTSLAALFDTWLFQSSKPAAPAARSAGVASAAAAKGAVVPPKSWKKIAATDTVHSG, from the coding sequence GTGCACCGCAGACTCATCGCCCCGGGCGCCCTCGCCGCCTCCCTGCTGCTGGCGATCCCGGCATCGGCGGCAAGTTACACACCGGGAACGCCGGGCATCGGCGACGCCTACTACCCGGCCTACGGCAACGGCGGATACGACGTCTCGCACTACGACCTGAGGCTCACGTACCAGCCGGGGACGGACGAACTGGAGGGCACGGCCACCCTCCTGGCGACCACCACGCAGGACCTGTCCCGGTTCGATCTGGACTTTCTGCTGGATGTCAGCGAGGTCCGGGTCAACGGCGTGAAGGCGTCGTTCGCGGCCTCCGGTGAGCACGAGCTGCAGATCACCCCGGCGAAGCCGCTCGCCAAGGGCACATCCGTCACGGTCGTCGTCCGCTACAGCGGAGTGCCGTCCACGAAGAGCGCGTACGGCTTCTCGACCTGGCACCGCACCCCGGACGGGGCGGTCGCGGCGGACGAGCCCGAGTCGGCCTGGTGGTGGTACCCGAGCAACGACCACCCGCTCGACAAGGCGACCTACGACGTGTCGGTGGCCGTGCCGGACGGCACCCAGGCCATCTCCAACGGCACGCTCCAGTCGACGAGTTCGCGGCTCGGCTGGACCCGCTACAACTGGCGGTCCAACAAGCCGCAGGCCACGTATCTGACCACGCTCGCGGTCGGGAAGTTCGACATCACGACCGGCACCTCCGAGGGCGGCGTCCCGGTGGTCAACGCCTACAGCAAGGATCTCGGCGACAACGACGGGTCCGCGCGCGCCAGTGTCGAGCGCACGGGCGAGCTGGTCGACTGGCTGAGCGGCTACTTCGGGCCGTATCCCTTCAGCAGCGCCGGCGGCTACGTCCCCAACACCACCACCGGATACGCGCTGGAGACCCAGACCCGCGTGTTCTACAGCCCCCGGCAGTTCGCGAACGGCTCCAACACCTCTGTGGTCGTGCACGAGTTGGCGCACCAGTGGTACGGCGACGACGTGTCGCTGAAGGGCTGGAAGGACATCTGGATCAACGAGGGTTTCGCGCGCTACGCGCAGTGGCTGTGGTCGGAGCACGAGGGCGAGGGCACCACACAGGAGCTCGCGGACTACGTGTACGCCTCGCATCCGGCGGACGACGCCTTCTGGTCGGTCGCTCCCGGCGACCCGGGGCCCGACAACCAGTTCGACATCGCGGTCTACGACCGGGGCGCGCTGGCGGTGCAGGCGCTGCGCAACGAGGTCGGGGACGACGCCTTCTTCGCCATCCTGAAGGGCTGGCCGAAGGAACACGCGTACGGGAACGCGTCGGTCGCCGACTTCCAGAAGTACGCGGAGCAGGTGTCCGGCACGTCACTCGCGGCGCTCTTCGACACCTGGCTGTTCCAGTCGTCGAAGCCGGCGGCGCCCGCGGCGCGGAGCGCGGGCGTGGCCTCGGCCGCCGCGGCGAAGGGCGCCGTCGTCCCGCCGAAGTCGTGGAAGAAGATCGCCGCGACGGACACGGTGCACTCGGGCTGA
- a CDS encoding Xaa-Pro dipeptidyl-peptidase, translating into MPIPVSRMRFMTWRTLATAAVAALMAALLVPVAAHGAPRESAPVYSYENAIRESVWVDTGLDGDGDGRHDRVAVDIVRPRELARQGRKIPVIMDASPYYSCCGRGNESQKKTYDANGHVVQMPLFYDNYFVPRGYAFVGVDLAGTNRSDGCVDVGGRSDILSAKAVVDWLNGRAKGYTTRTGTATAGAGWTNGRTGMIGKSWDGTIANGVAATGVKGLKTIVPISAISSWYDYYFAKGAPLYDSGPDWLSGYVDSPDARAKCAAVQRKLVDEAPRTGDWTSLWTERDYVKDASKVRASVFLVHGMQDLNVRTKNFGQWWDALARNGVERKIWLSQTGHVDPFDFRRSAWVDTLHRWFDHELLGYDNGIDREPMADIERHPDQWATSAVWPPRTTGATTLRPGTGAQPGVGTLGLRRASGTETFTDDPGQSETDWAAHIDRPTADKAGFTTRPLTRDLRLSGSSKVTVTATPTTSTAHLSAVLVDLGPDTVRDYTGSGEGVNTLTDRTCWGASTVGDSSCYKVTEAARTDVEQTVLSRGWADLGNYASDRGVPLTPGKAYTITLDLAATDHVVPKGHRLALIVAGTDKDLIDPPTGTPTLTLDLARTSARVPLVGGADAFERATAGSAATPAASVLDGVRAPRTASQGRNTDPVPHLPLTPIYP; encoded by the coding sequence ATGCCGATACCAGTGAGCCGCATGCGCTTCATGACCTGGAGAACGCTCGCGACGGCGGCCGTCGCCGCCCTGATGGCCGCCTTACTCGTCCCGGTCGCCGCACACGGCGCCCCGAGAGAGAGCGCCCCGGTCTACTCGTACGAGAACGCGATCCGTGAGTCCGTCTGGGTCGACACCGGCCTCGACGGCGACGGCGACGGACGGCACGACCGCGTCGCCGTCGACATCGTCCGGCCCCGCGAACTCGCCCGCCAGGGACGCAAGATCCCCGTCATCATGGACGCCAGCCCGTACTACTCCTGCTGCGGGCGCGGCAACGAGAGCCAGAAGAAGACGTACGACGCGAACGGTCACGTCGTGCAGATGCCACTGTTCTACGACAACTACTTCGTGCCGCGCGGCTACGCCTTCGTCGGTGTCGACCTCGCCGGCACCAACCGCTCCGACGGCTGCGTCGACGTGGGCGGCCGCTCCGACATCCTGTCCGCCAAGGCGGTCGTCGACTGGCTGAACGGCCGGGCCAAGGGCTACACCACGCGCACCGGCACCGCCACGGCCGGAGCCGGCTGGACCAACGGCAGGACCGGGATGATCGGCAAGAGCTGGGACGGCACCATCGCCAACGGCGTCGCCGCCACCGGCGTCAAGGGCCTGAAGACCATCGTGCCGATCAGCGCCATCTCCTCCTGGTACGACTACTACTTCGCCAAGGGCGCCCCGCTCTACGACTCCGGCCCGGACTGGCTGTCCGGCTACGTCGACAGTCCCGACGCCCGCGCCAAGTGCGCGGCCGTGCAGCGGAAGCTGGTCGACGAGGCGCCGCGCACCGGCGACTGGACATCGCTGTGGACCGAGCGCGACTACGTCAAGGACGCCTCGAAGGTGAGGGCCAGCGTCTTCCTCGTGCACGGTATGCAGGACCTCAACGTCCGTACCAAGAACTTCGGCCAGTGGTGGGACGCCCTCGCCAGGAACGGGGTCGAGCGCAAGATCTGGCTCTCCCAGACCGGCCATGTCGACCCCTTCGACTTCCGCCGCTCCGCCTGGGTCGACACCCTGCACCGCTGGTTCGACCATGAACTCCTCGGCTACGACAACGGCATCGACCGCGAGCCCATGGCCGACATCGAACGCCACCCCGACCAGTGGGCCACCTCCGCCGTCTGGCCGCCCCGCACCACGGGTGCCACGACCCTGCGACCGGGTACGGGCGCGCAGCCGGGTGTCGGCACCCTCGGGCTCCGCCGCGCATCCGGCACCGAGACCTTCACCGACGACCCGGGGCAGAGCGAGACCGACTGGGCCGCGCACATCGACCGGCCGACCGCCGACAAGGCCGGCTTCACCACCCGGCCGCTCACCCGGGACCTACGGCTCTCCGGCTCCTCCAAGGTGACCGTCACCGCCACACCCACCACCTCGACGGCCCACCTCTCGGCGGTCCTCGTCGACCTCGGCCCGGACACCGTCCGCGACTACACAGGCTCGGGCGAGGGCGTCAACACCCTCACCGACCGCACCTGCTGGGGCGCGAGCACGGTCGGCGACAGCTCCTGCTACAAGGTGACCGAGGCGGCCAGGACCGACGTCGAGCAGACGGTCCTCAGCCGCGGCTGGGCCGACCTCGGCAACTACGCCTCGGACCGAGGCGTTCCGCTCACCCCGGGGAAGGCGTACACCATCACGCTGGACCTGGCGGCCACGGACCACGTGGTCCCGAAGGGGCACCGGCTCGCGCTGATCGTCGCGGGCACCGACAAGGACCTCATCGACCCTCCCACCGGTACACCGACCCTCACTCTCGACCTGGCCCGCACCTCGGCCCGCGTGCCCCTGGTGGGCGGCGCGGACGCGTTCGAGCGCGCGACGGCGGGCTCCGCGGCGACACCGGCCGCGTCCGTCCTCGACGGCGTACGCGCGCCGCGCACCGCGTCCCAGGGGAGGAACACTGACCCCGTACCCCATTTACCCCTGACCCCCATTTACCCCTGA
- a CDS encoding FAD-dependent oxidoreductase, translating to MEKPGNGDVIVVGGGVVGLTTALVLAEAGRRVRVWAREPAERTTSAVAGALWWPYRIAPEALARTWALVSLSVYEELAARPEESGVRLVEGVMGETRLDELGSWAARVPGLRAATAEEYPGTALRARLPLIDMPVHLRHLRERFLRAGGTVEERTVTDLAEPDAPVVVNCAGLGARELVPDPAVRPVRGQLVIVENPGIREWLVSTDPAAGTTTYVFPQPDRVILGGTTDEDDWSRVPDPEVAARIVERCAALRPEVAGARVLGHRVGLRPVRGTVRLEREVRPDGRVLVHNYGHGGAGVTVAWGCAREAAGLVGPTASV from the coding sequence ATGGAGAAGCCCGGGAACGGTGATGTGATCGTGGTCGGCGGCGGCGTCGTCGGCCTGACGACGGCCCTGGTGCTGGCCGAGGCCGGCAGGCGGGTCCGGGTGTGGGCACGGGAGCCCGCCGAGCGGACCACCTCGGCTGTTGCGGGGGCCCTGTGGTGGCCGTACCGCATCGCGCCGGAGGCGCTCGCCCGCACGTGGGCCCTCGTGTCCCTCTCCGTGTACGAGGAGTTGGCCGCGCGGCCCGAGGAGAGTGGCGTACGCCTGGTCGAGGGGGTCATGGGCGAGACGCGGCTGGACGAGCTGGGGTCGTGGGCGGCCCGGGTACCCGGACTGCGCGCGGCGACGGCCGAGGAGTATCCGGGCACCGCGCTGCGGGCGCGGCTGCCGTTGATCGACATGCCCGTGCATCTGCGCCATCTGCGGGAGCGGTTCCTGCGGGCGGGCGGGACGGTCGAGGAACGGACGGTGACGGACCTCGCGGAGCCGGACGCGCCGGTCGTCGTGAACTGCGCGGGCCTCGGCGCTCGCGAACTCGTACCCGACCCGGCCGTACGGCCCGTGCGCGGGCAGCTCGTGATCGTCGAGAATCCCGGGATCCGTGAGTGGCTCGTCTCGACGGACCCTGCGGCCGGGACGACGACGTACGTCTTTCCGCAGCCGGACCGGGTGATCCTCGGCGGCACCACGGACGAGGACGACTGGTCCCGGGTTCCCGACCCGGAGGTGGCGGCGCGGATCGTCGAGCGGTGCGCGGCACTGCGTCCCGAGGTCGCCGGAGCCCGTGTTCTCGGTCACCGGGTGGGGCTGCGGCCGGTGCGCGGAACCGTCCGGCTGGAACGCGAGGTCCGGCCTGACGGACGGGTGCTGGTGCACAACTACGGGCACGGGGGCGCCGGGGTCACCGTGGCGTGGGGGTGCGCGCGAGAGGCGGCCGGACTCGTCGGTCCGACCGCCTCCGTGTGA
- a CDS encoding ABC-F family ATP-binding cassette domain-containing protein, with translation MTATLVAKNLTAGHGDRALFAGLDLVVAPGDVIGLVGANGAGKSTLLRLLAGLLTPEQGELRLSPPSATVGHLPQEPERREGETVRDFLARRTGVDEAQRVMDAATQALVDGAPGADDAYSTSLERWLDLGGADLDERAEEVADSLGLGVGLDQLMTSLSGGQAARAGLASLLLSRYDVFLLDEPTNDLDLDGLERLERFVSGLRAGTVVVSHDREFLTRTVTKVLELDLVQQQITLYGGGYEAYLEERDTARRHARDDFEEYADKRSALEGRAQMQRGWMDKGVKNARRKANNDNDKIGRKFRSEASEKQAAKARQTQRMIERLDVVEEPRKEWELRMEIAAAPRSGAVVATLRDAEVRRGDFTFGPATLQIDWADRVAVTGANGAGKSTLLGALLGRVPLSAGHATLGSGVVVGEVDQARKLFHGPESLMDAFGAAVPDTEPAEVRTLLAKFGLKADHVLRPAATLSPGERTRSALALLQGRGVNLLVLDEPTNHLDLPAIEQLESALDSYEGTLLLVTHDRRMLDAVRTTRRLEVADGKVTEH, from the coding sequence ATGACTGCCACTCTCGTCGCCAAGAATCTCACCGCCGGACACGGCGACCGCGCGCTCTTCGCCGGACTCGACCTCGTCGTCGCGCCCGGCGACGTGATCGGACTCGTCGGTGCCAACGGCGCGGGCAAGTCCACGCTGCTGCGGCTGCTCGCCGGCCTCCTCACCCCGGAGCAGGGTGAGCTGCGGCTCTCCCCGCCCTCCGCGACCGTCGGGCACCTGCCCCAGGAGCCGGAGCGCCGGGAGGGTGAGACCGTACGGGACTTCCTCGCGCGCCGGACGGGTGTCGACGAGGCCCAGCGGGTGATGGACGCGGCGACACAGGCGCTCGTCGACGGGGCGCCCGGCGCGGACGACGCGTACTCGACGAGTCTGGAGCGCTGGCTCGATCTCGGCGGCGCCGACCTGGACGAACGTGCCGAGGAGGTCGCCGACTCGCTGGGGCTCGGCGTCGGTCTCGACCAGCTGATGACGTCCCTGTCCGGAGGCCAGGCGGCCCGGGCCGGACTCGCCTCCCTGCTGCTCTCCCGCTACGACGTCTTCCTCCTCGACGAGCCCACCAACGACCTCGACCTGGACGGTCTGGAGCGCCTGGAGCGCTTCGTCTCCGGCCTGCGCGCCGGGACCGTCGTCGTCAGCCACGACCGCGAGTTCCTCACCCGCACGGTCACCAAGGTCCTCGAACTCGACCTGGTTCAGCAGCAGATCACGCTGTACGGCGGTGGCTACGAGGCGTATCTCGAAGAGCGCGACACCGCCCGCCGGCACGCCCGCGACGACTTCGAGGAGTACGCCGACAAGCGCTCCGCCCTCGAAGGCCGGGCCCAGATGCAGCGCGGCTGGATGGACAAGGGCGTCAAGAACGCGCGGCGCAAGGCGAACAACGACAACGACAAGATCGGCCGCAAGTTCCGCAGCGAGGCCAGCGAGAAGCAGGCCGCGAAGGCCCGGCAGACCCAGCGCATGATCGAGCGGCTGGACGTCGTCGAGGAGCCCCGCAAGGAGTGGGAGCTGCGGATGGAGATCGCGGCGGCCCCGCGATCGGGTGCGGTGGTCGCCACCCTGCGCGACGCCGAGGTGCGGCGCGGGGACTTCACCTTCGGTCCGGCGACCCTCCAGATCGACTGGGCGGACCGGGTGGCCGTCACCGGCGCGAACGGCGCCGGCAAGTCCACCCTGCTGGGCGCGCTGCTCGGCCGGGTGCCGCTGTCCGCCGGCCACGCCACGCTCGGCTCCGGTGTGGTCGTCGGCGAGGTGGACCAGGCCCGCAAGCTCTTCCACGGTCCCGAGTCACTGATGGACGCGTTCGGCGCGGCGGTCCCCGACACGGAGCCCGCCGAAGTCCGCACCCTGCTGGCCAAGTTCGGCCTGAAGGCGGACCACGTCCTGCGCCCGGCGGCCACGCTGTCCCCGGGTGAACGCACGCGCTCGGCGCTGGCACTCCTCCAGGGCCGGGGCGTCAACCTGCTCGTCCTGGACGAGCCGACGAACCACCTCGACCTGCCGGCCATCGAGCAGCTGGAATCGGCCCTGGACTCCTACGAGGGCACGCTCCTGCTGGTCACCCACGACCGCCGCATGCTCGACGCGGTCCGTACGACCCGCCGCCTGGAGGTGGCGGACGGCAAGGTGACGGAACACTGA